From a region of the Nitrospira sp. genome:
- a CDS encoding HAMP domain-containing protein, with protein sequence MSMVNRSLVKEDLDPKVLLQVLKSVRRGDFTAQVPVEWTGIGGKIADELNAIIEHNGKIIDEIKRVSHVVGKKGRLSERVSIPDATGAWKLEIEAFNGLINDLVRPMNEMARVIGGVAKGDLTQTVALETEDHHLKGEFLKTARTVNEMVRQLDAFAAEVTRVAREVGTEGKLGGQAVVPGVAGTWKDLTENVNSMASNLTNQVRNIADVTIAVASGDLSKKITADVRGEILQLKEAINTMVDQLRSFGAEVTRVAREVGTEGKLGGQAVVPGVAGTWKDLTDSVNAMASNLTGQVRNIADVTTAVANGDLSKKITVDVRGEILQLKDTINTMVDQLRSFAAEVTRVAREVGTEGKLGGQATVPGVAGTWKDLTENVNSMASNLTNQVRNIADVTTAVANGDLSKKITADVRGEILQLKEAINTMVDQLRSFGAEVTRVAREVGTEGKLGGQAVVPGVAGTWKDLTDSVNSMASNLTGQVRNIADVTIAVANGDLSKKITVDVHGEILQLKEAINTMVDQLRSFAAEVTRVAREVGTEGKLGGQAQVSDVSGVWKDLTDSVNSMASNLTGQVRNIAEVTIAVAKGDLSKKITVDVHGEILQLKDTINTMVDQLRSFAAEVTRVAREVGTEGKLGGQAQVRDVSGVWKDLTESVNLMGGNLTAQVRNIADVTIAVANGDLSKKITVDVRGEILQLKEAINTMVDQLRSFAAEVTRVAREVGTEGKLGGQATVPGVAGTWKDLTDGVNSMASNLTGQVRNIAEVTTAVANGDLSKKITVDVRGEILQLKDTINTMVDQLNAFAAEVTRVAREVGTEGKLGGQATVPGVAGTWKDLTDSVNSMASNLTGQVRNIAEVTFAVASGDLSKKITADVRGEILQLKEAINTMVDQLRSFGAEVTRVAREVGTEGKLGGQAVVPGVAGTWKDLTDNVNAMASNLTVQLRDMSKVATAIANGDLTRKVTVEVRGEILQIKDVINRMVDQLGGFASEVTRVAREVGTEGKLGGQAAVPGVAGTWKDLTESVNLLAANLTTQVRAIAEVATAVTQGDLSRSIQVQARGEVAELKDNINAMIRTLRATTDQNTEQDWLKTNLAKFTRMMQGQRDLVTVGQMLLSELTQLVNAQYGVVYQMQTIDGASVLKPLASFASDRPLKSVCDTSEGNGLVGQCAVEKRRLLLTDIPPNYVTIRSGLGEAVPRTLVVLPVLFEGQTKAVIELASLSEFTPTHLALIGQLTETIGVVVNTIEATMRTEGLLQQSQKLAGELQTQQRELQQTNEELANKAQQLAEQNAEVERKNREIEQARHALEEKAGELALASKYKSEFLANMSHELRTPLNSILILAQQLGDNPQHNLTMKQVEFSKNIHAAGADLLNLISDILDLSKIESGTVTVEPEQVSFVKVREAVERSFRHVAESRHLAFNVDIDSTLPRGMVTDFKRLQQVLKNLLSNAFKFTSQGNVTFRIRRATTGWTLDHHILTSVPSVLAFEVQDTGIGIPQEKQKIVFEAFQQAEAGTSRRYGGTGLGLAISRELAMLLGGEIRLNSVPDEGSTFTLYLPEMYMGDAVSSVRVTPRMNQPAASLVQQVLVQQAERFDDIPDDRETLVPGEPTILIVEDDAHYARVLLGLAREKGFKGIVTAHGRLALSLARQYNPVAVTLDIFLPDMLGWTVLSHLKQDPETRHIPVQILSVEEERIHGLGHGAYAYILKPLTTQGLGDAFDRLVTFAQLRRKKLLLVEDNEIERQSLALLLGHDDVDIATAANGAQAWEALTQQSFDCVVLDLRLPDMSGFDILERIRQESSLQNMPVIVFTGKELTQDEELRLRDLSQSIVLKGVQSPERLLDEATLFLHLLTAQLPPEKREMLERVRRSDDSLIGKKILVVDDDVRNIFALTSLLELHGMAVTSCETGREAIQRVESDSDLDMVLMDIMMPEMDGYETMRTIRSNPAHRLLPILALTAKAMKGDRERCLHAGASDYIAKPVNTDELLSLMRIWLFGKKKVVR encoded by the coding sequence ATGTCCATGGTGAATCGCTCACTCGTTAAGGAAGATCTGGACCCGAAAGTCCTTTTGCAGGTCTTGAAGTCCGTGAGAAGAGGAGATTTCACGGCTCAGGTGCCCGTTGAGTGGACAGGGATCGGCGGTAAGATAGCCGACGAACTGAACGCCATCATTGAGCATAACGGAAAAATCATCGACGAGATCAAGCGAGTCAGTCATGTCGTCGGTAAAAAGGGACGACTTTCCGAACGTGTGTCTATTCCTGACGCGACCGGTGCGTGGAAGTTGGAGATCGAAGCCTTCAACGGGCTGATCAATGACCTTGTTCGCCCCATGAATGAAATGGCGCGCGTGATCGGTGGTGTGGCAAAGGGAGATCTGACACAAACTGTCGCGTTAGAAACGGAAGATCATCATCTTAAAGGGGAATTCCTCAAGACCGCCAGAACCGTCAATGAAATGGTCCGTCAGCTCGATGCCTTCGCCGCGGAAGTCACCCGAGTGGCGCGGGAGGTCGGCACAGAAGGGAAATTGGGCGGACAGGCGGTGGTGCCGGGTGTCGCCGGGACCTGGAAGGACCTGACGGAAAACGTCAATTCCATGGCGAGCAATCTGACGAACCAGGTGCGGAATATCGCGGACGTCACGATCGCGGTGGCCAGCGGCGACCTGTCGAAAAAAATCACAGCCGACGTGCGGGGGGAGATCCTTCAGCTCAAAGAAGCGATCAACACGATGGTGGACCAGTTGCGGAGCTTCGGGGCGGAAGTCACCCGAGTGGCGCGCGAGGTCGGCACAGAAGGGAAATTGGGCGGACAGGCGGTGGTGCCGGGTGTCGCCGGGACCTGGAAGGACTTGACCGACAGTGTCAATGCCATGGCCAGCAACCTCACCGGTCAAGTGCGGAATATTGCGGACGTCACCACGGCGGTGGCGAACGGCGACCTGTCGAAAAAAATCACCGTCGATGTGCGCGGGGAAATTCTTCAGCTCAAGGACACGATCAACACGATGGTGGACCAGTTGCGGAGCTTCGCCGCGGAAGTCACGCGGGTGGCGCGCGAGGTCGGCACAGAAGGGAAATTGGGCGGACAGGCGACCGTGCCCGGCGTCGCCGGCACGTGGAAGGACTTGACGGAAAACGTCAATTCGATGGCGAGCAATCTGACGAACCAGGTGCGGAACATTGCGGACGTCACCACGGCGGTGGCGAACGGCGACCTGTCGAAAAAAATCACGGCCGACGTGCGGGGGGAGATCCTTCAGCTCAAAGAAGCGATCAACACGATGGTGGACCAGTTGCGGAGCTTCGGGGCGGAAGTCACCCGAGTGGCGCGCGAGGTCGGCACAGAAGGCAAATTGGGCGGACAGGCGGTCGTGCCGGGGGTCGCCGGGACTTGGAAGGACTTGACCGACAGCGTCAATTCGATGGCGAGCAATCTGACCGGCCAGGTGCGGAACATCGCCGATGTGACGATTGCCGTGGCGAACGGGGACCTGTCGAAAAAAATCACCGTCGACGTCCATGGCGAGATCTTGCAATTGAAAGAAGCGATCAACACGATGGTGGATCAGCTGCGCAGCTTCGCCGCGGAAGTCACCCGGGTGGCACGGGAAGTCGGTACGGAAGGCAAATTGGGCGGGCAGGCACAAGTGAGCGATGTGAGTGGTGTCTGGAAGGATCTGACCGACAGCGTCAATTCGATGGCCAGCAACCTCACCGGTCAGGTGCGGAACATCGCCGAGGTGACAATTGCCGTGGCGAAGGGCGACCTGTCGAAAAAGATCACCGTCGACGTACACGGGGAAATTCTTCAGCTCAAGGACACGATCAACACGATGGTGGATCAGCTGCGCAGCTTCGCGGCCGAAGTCACGCGGGTGGCGCGGGAGGTCGGCACAGAGGGTAAGTTGGGCGGGCAGGCGCAGGTTCGCGACGTGAGCGGTGTGTGGAAGGATTTGACCGAAAGCGTCAATCTGATGGGAGGCAATCTCACCGCGCAGGTCAGAAACATCGCGGATGTGACGATCGCCGTGGCCAATGGCGATTTGTCCAAGAAAATTACGGTCGATGTACGGGGGGAGATTCTCCAGCTCAAAGAAGCGATCAACACAATGGTGGACCAGTTGCGCAGCTTCGCGGCGGAAGTCACCCGGGTGGCGCGCGAGGTCGGCACGGAAGGCAAGTTGGGTGGACAAGCGACCGTTCCCGGCGTGGCCGGCACGTGGAAGGATTTGACCGACGGCGTGAATTCCATGGCCAGCAACCTGACCGGCCAGGTGCGGAACATTGCCGAGGTCACTACCGCTGTGGCCAATGGCGACCTGTCGAAAAAGATCACCGTCGACGTGCGTGGGGAAATTCTTCAGCTCAAGGACACCATCAATACAATGGTGGACCAATTGAACGCCTTCGCCGCGGAAGTCACGCGGGTGGCGCGGGAGGTCGGCACGGAAGGCAAGTTGGGCGGACAAGCGACCGTTCCCGGCGTGGCCGGCACGTGGAAGGATTTGACCGACAGCGTGAATTCCATGGCCAGCAATCTGACCGGCCAGGTGCGGAACATCGCTGAGGTCACATTTGCCGTGGCCAGCGGCGACCTGTCGAAAAAGATCACGGCCGACGTGCGAGGGGAAATCCTCCAACTTAAAGAAGCAATCAACACGATGGTCGATCAGTTGCGGAGCTTCGGAGCGGAAGTGACTCGTGTTGCCAGGGAAGTCGGGACAGAAGGCAAGTTGGGCGGTCAGGCGGTGGTGCCGGGCGTGGCCGGGACCTGGAAGGACTTGACCGATAACGTCAACGCGATGGCCAGCAACCTGACCGTGCAGCTGAGGGACATGTCCAAAGTCGCGACGGCGATCGCCAACGGCGACCTGACCCGCAAGGTCACGGTCGAGGTGCGGGGAGAAATTCTGCAGATCAAGGACGTCATCAATCGCATGGTCGACCAGCTTGGCGGATTCGCATCGGAAGTCACGCGGGTGGCGCGCGAGGTCGGCACGGAAGGCAAGTTGGGCGGGCAAGCGGCTGTTCCCGGCGTGGCCGGCACGTGGAAGGACTTAACGGAAAGCGTCAACCTTCTGGCCGCCAACCTGACGACGCAGGTCCGAGCCATTGCGGAAGTCGCAACTGCGGTGACTCAAGGAGACCTCAGTCGGTCCATCCAAGTTCAAGCCCGTGGAGAAGTGGCGGAGTTGAAGGACAATATCAACGCGATGATTCGGACGCTGCGCGCCACCACCGATCAAAATACGGAGCAAGATTGGCTGAAAACCAATTTGGCCAAGTTTACCCGCATGATGCAAGGACAACGGGATCTGGTGACGGTCGGGCAGATGTTATTGTCGGAGTTGACTCAATTGGTGAACGCCCAGTACGGCGTCGTGTATCAGATGCAAACAATAGACGGCGCGTCGGTGCTGAAACCGTTGGCGAGTTTCGCGTCCGATCGCCCGCTCAAATCGGTGTGCGATACCTCTGAGGGGAATGGGCTGGTGGGCCAGTGCGCCGTGGAAAAGCGCCGGTTACTGTTGACGGACATTCCTCCGAACTACGTGACCATCCGTTCCGGGTTGGGGGAGGCGGTACCACGGACGTTGGTCGTGTTGCCCGTCTTGTTCGAAGGACAGACCAAGGCGGTGATCGAGTTGGCGTCCCTTTCGGAGTTTACGCCGACCCACCTGGCGCTGATCGGACAATTGACGGAGACCATCGGGGTGGTCGTGAATACGATCGAAGCCACGATGAGGACCGAGGGACTGTTGCAACAATCGCAAAAATTGGCGGGTGAGCTGCAAACGCAGCAGCGCGAGTTGCAGCAAACCAACGAAGAGTTGGCCAATAAGGCACAACAGTTGGCGGAGCAGAACGCCGAAGTGGAGCGCAAGAATCGGGAGATTGAACAAGCCAGGCACGCGCTGGAAGAAAAAGCGGGCGAACTCGCTCTCGCCTCGAAGTATAAGTCGGAGTTTCTCGCCAATATGTCGCATGAACTGAGAACACCCCTCAACAGCATCCTCATCCTGGCGCAGCAGCTCGGCGACAATCCTCAGCACAATCTCACGATGAAGCAGGTGGAATTTTCAAAGAATATCCATGCGGCCGGCGCCGATTTGCTCAACCTCATCAGTGACATTCTCGACCTCTCGAAGATCGAATCGGGCACCGTCACGGTGGAGCCCGAACAGGTGTCGTTCGTGAAAGTTCGCGAAGCCGTGGAGCGGAGCTTCCGGCACGTGGCGGAGTCCCGGCATTTGGCGTTCAATGTGGACATCGACTCCACACTACCGCGGGGTATGGTCACCGATTTCAAACGGTTGCAGCAGGTGTTGAAGAATCTGCTGTCCAATGCGTTCAAATTCACTTCGCAGGGGAATGTGACCTTCCGAATCAGGCGGGCGACAACGGGGTGGACCCTTGACCATCATATTCTCACGAGCGTTCCTTCCGTGCTCGCATTCGAGGTGCAAGACACCGGCATCGGTATCCCCCAAGAAAAACAAAAGATCGTCTTTGAGGCCTTTCAACAAGCCGAAGCCGGGACAAGCCGGCGGTATGGAGGCACCGGTCTCGGTCTTGCGATCAGCCGAGAATTGGCCATGCTCCTTGGGGGTGAAATTAGACTCAACAGTGTGCCCGATGAAGGCAGCACATTTACGTTGTACCTGCCGGAAATGTACATGGGAGACGCGGTGAGTTCAGTCCGTGTGACTCCCCGAATGAATCAACCGGCCGCTTCGCTGGTCCAGCAAGTCTTGGTCCAACAGGCTGAGCGATTCGACGACATCCCCGATGACCGCGAAACCCTGGTGCCCGGCGAACCGACCATCCTGATCGTAGAAGACGACGCCCACTATGCGAGAGTCTTGCTCGGTTTGGCCCGTGAGAAAGGCTTCAAGGGAATCGTCACCGCGCACGGACGGTTGGCGCTCTCGTTAGCGCGCCAGTACAACCCGGTCGCCGTCACGCTCGATATCTTCCTTCCCGACATGTTGGGGTGGACGGTGCTGAGCCATCTGAAACAGGATCCGGAGACGCGACATATCCCGGTTCAGATTCTGAGTGTCGAGGAAGAGCGGATACACGGCCTGGGCCATGGCGCGTATGCCTATATTCTGAAACCGCTCACGACTCAAGGCTTGGGGGATGCGTTCGATCGATTGGTGACATTTGCGCAATTGCGCCGCAAGAAATTGTTGCTCGTGGAGGACAATGAGATCGAACGGCAGAGTTTGGCGCTGCTCCTCGGACATGACGATGTGGATATCGCAACCGCTGCCAATGGAGCTCAGGCATGGGAGGCGCTCACCCAGCAATCGTTCGACTGCGTTGTGCTCGATTTACGGCTACCGGACATGTCGGGATTCGATATCCTTGAGCGCATCCGCCAAGAATCTTCATTGCAGAATATGCCGGTCATCGTATTTACCGGGAAGGAACTGACCCAGGATGAAGAACTGCGGCTTCGAGATCTCTCCCAAAGCATCGTGCTCAAAGGCGTTCAGTCGCCTGAACGGCTGTTGGACGAAGCGACGCTCTTTCTGCATCTCCTCACGGCACAATTGCCGCCTGAAAAGAGGGAGATGCTCGAACGGGTCCGCCGGAGCGACGACTCCCTCATTGGAAAAAAGATTTTAGTCGTGGATGACGATGTGCGGAACATTTTCGCCCTAACGAGTCTGCTCGAGTTGCACGGCATGGCGGTCACGAGTTGTGAAACGGGTCGGGAGGCCATCCAACGCGTCGAATCGGATTCCGATCTCGACATGGTGCTCATGGATATCATGATGCCTGAAATGGACGGCTATGAAACCATGCGCACGATACGAAGCAATCCTGCACATCGATTGCTCCCGATCCTGGCCTTGACGGCGAAGGCCATGAAGGGAGATCGGGAGCGCTGCCTGCACGCGGGAGCCTCCGATTACATCGCCAAGCCGGTCAACACGGACGAGCTGTTGTCGCTCATGCGCATTTGGCTCTTTGGAAAGAAAAAAGTGGTGCGCTGA
- a CDS encoding PAS domain S-box protein produces MKTTKPTGDVPDVTALTEIPANILLVDDDPSILIAMEALLEGPGRTILTAQTGQDALRWLLRHDCAVIILDVRMPQMDGLELAKLIRQRERLRFTPIIFLSGVDTMDADVVRGLSSGAVDYLVKPVLPEILRHKVDAFVELFQLREWAKQQVERQSEERFRLLVEGIEDYAIVLLDPDGKVATWNRGAERLTGYQGEEILGQPYSCFYPSEDVVSRQPENDLNKAMDVVTGQAARVDIDRQMVKKSGSRFIANVMVTALRDERAALQAYAVVIRDVTERKRAEQATARLAAIVTSSTDAILSKSLDGIITTWNSGAERLFGYRSEEVIGTSVTRLLFPDRAQEEAQILDSIRRGERVEQRETVRRHKNGHPIEVSLTVSPIMDASGTIFGASSIARDIKDRKRFERALREANKELEAFSYSVSHDLRAPLRSIDGFAKVLVEDFGPSLPSEAQRCLGIIQKSAGRMGELIDDLLEFSRVSRSELERHAVDTERLIREVWFDLRRPDQDRTVELILGNLPKCWADRRLIKQVWVNLLSNALKYSRPRQEPRIEIGWQDDEQQPDDVVYWIRDNGVGFDQQYVGKLFGVFQRLHRADEFEGTGVGLALVDRIVQRHGGRVWAEGRLNEGATFYFTLERVQEHDSTGRHLGLVGRG; encoded by the coding sequence ATGAAAACGACCAAACCGACTGGGGATGTGCCCGACGTCACGGCGCTGACGGAGATCCCCGCTAATATTCTTCTCGTCGATGACGACCCCAGCATCCTGATCGCCATGGAAGCGCTTCTTGAAGGCCCCGGCCGCACCATCCTGACGGCACAAACGGGCCAAGATGCCTTGAGATGGCTGCTACGTCATGATTGTGCCGTCATTATTCTTGATGTGCGGATGCCTCAGATGGATGGTTTGGAATTGGCCAAGTTGATCAGGCAGCGGGAGCGGTTGCGTTTCACGCCCATCATCTTTCTCTCGGGCGTCGACACCATGGATGCGGATGTGGTGCGAGGACTCTCAAGCGGGGCCGTGGACTATTTGGTCAAACCGGTCTTGCCCGAGATTCTTCGGCACAAAGTGGACGCGTTCGTCGAGTTGTTTCAGCTCCGTGAATGGGCCAAACAACAGGTCGAGCGGCAGAGCGAGGAACGCTTTCGCCTGTTGGTCGAGGGAATAGAGGATTACGCAATTGTCCTGCTGGACCCAGACGGCAAGGTGGCCACCTGGAATCGGGGGGCCGAGCGCCTGACGGGCTATCAAGGGGAAGAGATTCTTGGTCAGCCGTACTCTTGCTTTTATCCGTCCGAAGATGTCGTCTCGCGTCAACCTGAGAACGACTTGAATAAGGCGATGGATGTGGTGACGGGACAAGCGGCGCGGGTGGATATCGATCGCCAAATGGTAAAAAAAAGCGGCTCGCGGTTCATCGCGAATGTCATGGTGACCGCCCTCAGGGACGAACGAGCGGCATTGCAGGCCTATGCCGTCGTCATCCGCGACGTGACGGAACGCAAACGCGCCGAGCAGGCTACGGCCCGCCTCGCTGCGATCGTCACGTCTTCTACCGATGCCATCCTCAGCAAGAGTCTCGACGGCATCATCACCACCTGGAACAGCGGTGCCGAACGGTTGTTCGGGTACCGATCGGAAGAAGTGATCGGGACTTCGGTGACCCGATTGCTCTTTCCTGATCGTGCCCAGGAGGAGGCTCAAATTCTGGACAGTATTCGCCGAGGCGAACGTGTCGAACAACGCGAAACCGTGCGCAGGCACAAGAACGGGCATCCGATCGAGGTCTCGCTGACGGTGTCGCCGATTATGGATGCGTCGGGGACGATTTTCGGCGCATCGTCCATCGCGCGCGATATCAAGGATCGGAAGCGGTTCGAGCGTGCGCTGCGTGAGGCCAACAAGGAATTGGAAGCGTTCAGCTATTCCGTCTCACACGACCTGCGCGCGCCGTTACGGTCAATCGATGGTTTCGCCAAAGTGCTGGTTGAAGATTTCGGTCCGTCATTGCCTTCGGAAGCACAACGATGTCTGGGCATCATTCAAAAAAGTGCCGGTCGCATGGGCGAGTTGATCGACGATCTCCTGGAGTTTTCACGGGTCTCGCGGTCCGAGCTTGAACGACATGCGGTGGATACTGAGCGTCTCATTCGAGAGGTCTGGTTTGACTTGCGCCGGCCGGATCAAGATCGGACCGTGGAATTGATCTTGGGAAATTTGCCGAAATGTTGGGCCGATCGCCGACTGATCAAGCAGGTCTGGGTCAATCTTCTCTCCAATGCCTTGAAGTATTCCCGCCCGCGCCAGGAACCCCGCATCGAGATCGGATGGCAGGACGACGAACAGCAGCCAGATGACGTGGTGTATTGGATTCGCGACAATGGCGTTGGATTCGATCAGCAATATGTGGGCAAGCTATTCGGTGTCTTTCAACGGCTGCATCGGGCTGATGAATTTGAGGGGACGGGTGTGGGGCTAGCGCTCGTAGACCGGATCGTTCAGCGCCACGGAGGACGGGTCTGGGCTGAAGGACGGCTGAACGAGGGAGCGACGTTTTATTTCACGCTTGAAAGGGTACAGGAACATGATAGTACCGGAAGACATCTCGGTCTTGTTGGTCGAGGATAA
- a CDS encoding response regulator: protein MIVPEDISVLLVEDNEDDVELTIRVFQQYHLANHIHVVRDGAEALDCLFKKGAYAERNVCAQTRLILLDLKLPKVDGLEVLRRCKSEERTKSIPVVVLTSSREEQDVIESYKLGVNSYIVKPVDFHQFVEAVRQLNLYWLVLNQGPA, encoded by the coding sequence ATGATAGTACCGGAAGACATCTCGGTCTTGTTGGTCGAGGATAACGAGGATGACGTCGAGCTGACCATACGGGTATTTCAGCAGTATCATCTCGCCAACCATATCCATGTGGTTCGCGACGGCGCAGAAGCTCTGGACTGTCTGTTCAAGAAGGGTGCCTATGCCGAGCGCAATGTATGCGCGCAAACGCGCTTGATTCTCTTGGACCTCAAACTGCCGAAAGTCGATGGATTGGAAGTCCTCCGCCGCTGTAAGAGCGAAGAGCGGACGAAATCCATTCCCGTCGTCGTGCTGACTTCCTCGCGTGAAGAGCAGGACGTGATCGAAAGTTACAAGTTGGGCGTCAATAGCTATATCGTGAAGCCGGTGGACTTTCATCAATTCGTCGAGGCGGTGAGGCAGCTGAATCTATACTGGTTGGTCTTGAATCAGGGGCCGGCGTAA
- a CDS encoding response regulator has translation MAQPLRVLLLEDQETDAELMMRELARAGFDPTWNRIDTEKELLECVNRSYDLILSDNTMPSFDALTALDWLQKLQVDIPFIIVSGSIGEEQAVALLRHGAADYIMKDRLDRLGSAVERVLEQKRLRDDNRIAHAALQTRTKELMLSQERLRALASDLTLTEQRERRKLAGDLHDYLAQLLVAGRMKLRQASTCVAKEPGTRLVAELDQILDESLRYTRTLIADLAPPALQEFGLSHALRWLSEHMQTRGLTVEVQVGSGRLNLPDDQAILVFQSVRELLLNILKHAGTNHAKIEVAKTSTELRLTVTDNGQGFDHASMTVAPDSASSRFGLFSITERMMAMGGRLEIDSSPGCGTRVTMVLPYWPVSATPELQEESCGEGLRTSSVDHPGHYSRVTEQPSAQSAPIRVVLVDDHVMVRQGIKSLLDGHENLRVVGEASDGQQAVDLTADLRPDVVIMDVNLPVMDGVTATSRIHKDYPDVIVIALSVQGDRQIIQAMAEAGAAAFVSKESVTEELYAAIHRAVIAKQPLPSTS, from the coding sequence ATGGCTCAACCGTTGCGCGTCTTGTTGTTGGAAGATCAGGAAACGGACGCTGAATTGATGATGCGCGAGCTGGCGCGAGCCGGTTTTGATCCCACCTGGAATCGGATCGATACGGAAAAGGAATTGCTCGAATGTGTGAATCGGTCATATGACCTGATTCTCTCCGACAATACGATGCCCTCATTTGACGCGCTGACTGCTCTTGACTGGCTGCAGAAACTCCAGGTCGATATTCCTTTCATTATTGTGTCCGGCTCCATCGGCGAGGAGCAAGCCGTGGCGTTGCTGCGTCATGGCGCGGCAGACTACATCATGAAGGATCGTCTCGATCGATTGGGATCCGCTGTGGAACGCGTACTCGAACAAAAGCGATTGCGGGACGACAATCGAATCGCCCATGCTGCGCTGCAAACGCGGACGAAAGAGCTCATGCTTTCCCAGGAACGGTTGCGCGCGCTCGCCAGCGATTTGACACTCACGGAACAGCGGGAACGGCGCAAGTTGGCGGGCGATCTCCACGACTATTTGGCCCAGCTGCTTGTTGCGGGGCGCATGAAGTTGCGACAAGCCTCGACGTGCGTCGCCAAGGAACCCGGCACGCGGCTCGTTGCGGAGCTCGACCAAATTCTGGACGAATCCCTCCGCTATACGCGTACCCTCATCGCCGATCTCGCTCCTCCGGCGCTGCAGGAATTCGGATTGTCTCACGCGCTTCGATGGCTGTCCGAGCACATGCAGACTCGCGGACTCACCGTGGAAGTGCAGGTCGGATCGGGCCGCCTCAATTTACCGGATGATCAAGCGATTTTGGTTTTTCAATCCGTTCGAGAACTCCTGCTCAACATCCTGAAACATGCGGGGACGAATCACGCCAAGATCGAAGTTGCCAAGACCTCCACAGAATTGCGCTTAACGGTCACGGATAATGGACAAGGTTTCGATCACGCGTCGATGACTGTCGCTCCGGATTCGGCATCCTCCAGATTCGGATTATTCAGCATCACTGAACGCATGATGGCGATGGGAGGTCGGTTGGAAATCGATTCGTCGCCGGGTTGTGGGACCCGGGTGACGATGGTTTTGCCGTATTGGCCCGTCTCGGCGACACCCGAACTTCAGGAGGAGTCTTGCGGCGAAGGCCTCCGTACAAGCAGTGTGGACCATCCTGGCCACTATTCGAGAGTCACAGAACAGCCCTCCGCGCAATCAGCACCGATCCGGGTCGTGTTGGTCGATGATCATGTCATGGTTCGACAAGGGATCAAAAGCCTTCTGGATGGGCATGAGAACCTTCGTGTGGTTGGAGAGGCGTCCGATGGTCAGCAGGCCGTAGATTTAACTGCAGACCTGCGGCCGGACGTCGTCATCATGGATGTCAATCTGCCGGTGATGGATGGAGTCACGGCTACGAGCCGGATTCATAAAGACTACCCGGATGTCATCGTGATTGCATTGTCCGTCCAAGGCGATCGCCAGATTATCCAAGCGATGGCGGAGGCCGGCGCCGCAGCCTTCGTTTCGAAAGAGTCTGTGACGGAAGAGTTGTACGCGGCGATCCATCGTGCCGTGATCGCCAAGCAGCCCCTGCCCAGCACTTCTTGA
- a CDS encoding CBS domain-containing protein gives MLTVAPRSRSGIAAESTNDEAYGVLPGEDRLVKDIMTREIAKADTSILIRHAIKIIRDQNVAVLIVCQDNEPVFALTEDDAAQITFACEDRGETTTMHELINRSMAIRCREDAILADAIRAMVDHRVRHVPVVDAKHTLVGALSLVNAVGALTPDAAAIWLAKIQHWSDKDRDDALSLRRSEGY, from the coding sequence ATGCTCACTGTTGCCCCTCGCTCTCGTTCCGGCATTGCGGCAGAATCGACCAATGATGAGGCCTATGGAGTCCTTCCAGGCGAAGATCGCCTCGTGAAAGACATCATGACCCGTGAAATAGCGAAGGCCGATACCTCCATTCTCATCAGACATGCGATTAAGATTATCCGAGATCAGAATGTCGCCGTCCTAATCGTTTGCCAAGATAACGAGCCGGTCTTCGCGCTGACGGAAGATGACGCGGCTCAGATCACCTTTGCGTGCGAAGATCGCGGTGAGACAACCACCATGCATGAACTGATCAACAGAAGTATGGCAATTCGGTGTCGCGAGGATGCTATCTTGGCCGATGCCATACGTGCAATGGTCGACCATCGCGTCCGCCATGTTCCGGTGGTGGATGCGAAGCATACCCTGGTTGGGGCGCTTTCGCTGGTGAATGCGGTAGGCGCTCTCACGCCGGATGCCGCGGCAATTTGGCTGGCGAAGATACAACATTGGTCGGACAAGGATCGAGATGATGCTCTCAGTCTCCGGAGGTCAGAAGGGTATTAA